In Piliocolobus tephrosceles isolate RC106 chromosome 5, ASM277652v3, whole genome shotgun sequence, a single genomic region encodes these proteins:
- the LOC111547272 gene encoding keratin, type I cytoskeletal 9-like: protein MLAAAATASLHWRPGSGSSSGGGSLRSGGGAPSPSRLGPLPSHTDTSRSGGGRGGVGAAAAASSGAPGKRPQERSPRAFVGAGAAATAAAAGNHTGSSVPGCSSCCHDDDVTDATTGGGERGVERAGGRPSGTRRAGAEKVLSPPPPGHAVREAAGGRPGPRGIDDSAGGHGHLGEGQRKGRRSTDLMDGLRGACGRGAPVFGAVLAAMRDWQELRCSHLPRRPPFHIQQRRRGQPRRRFFTRLSPYLRACNSGMTFAPVSTRGRHLD, encoded by the exons ATGTTAGCCGCCGCCGCCACTGCCTCCCTTCACTGGCGACCcggcagcggcagcagcagcggcggcggctCCCTCCGCAGCGGCGGCGGCGCCCCCTCCCCTTCTCGGCTCGGCCCCCTCCCCTCACACACAGACACCTCGAGGAGCGGCGGCGGGCGGGGCGGTGTAGGCGCTGCTGCCGCCGCCTCCTCAGGAGCACCCGGCAAGAGGCCGCAGGAGAGAAGCCCTCGAGCTTTCGTCGGTGCTGGTGCTGCCGCCACTGCCGCGGCCGCCGGGAATCACACGGGCTCCTCGGTCCCAGGCTGCAGCTCTTGTTGCCATGATGATGATGTCACGGACGCAAccactgggggaggggagaggggggt GGAGCGAGCGGGCGGGCGCCCGAGCGGAACACGGAGGGCGGGGGCCGAGAAGGTGCTTTCTCCCCCGCCTCCGGGGCACGCAGTGAGGGAGGCGGCCGGCGGCCGACCGGGCCCGCGCGGGATCGATGACTCGGCCGGCGGGCACGGTCACCTGGGTGAGGGGCAGCGGAAGGGGCGGCGGAGCACCGATCTCATGGATGGGCTTCGAGGGGCTTGCGGGAGGGGGGCGCCAGTGTTCGGGGCCGTTTTGGCGGCTATGCGGGATTGGCAGGAGCTGCGGTGCTCACACTTGCCTCGCCGACCGCCATTTCACATCCAGCAGAGGAGGCGGGGGCAGCCGCGGAGACGGTTTTTCACAAG